In one window of Rhinoderma darwinii isolate aRhiDar2 chromosome 7, aRhiDar2.hap1, whole genome shotgun sequence DNA:
- the STX6 gene encoding syntaxin-6 — MSMEDPFFVVKGEVQKAVNTAQGLFQRWTDLLQDPSIATREELDWTTNELRNNLRSVEWDLEDLDETISIVEANPRKFSLDPAEMRQRKAFISETRQCVKEMKDQMTNPSVQAFAEKKNRQALLGEGTKQGWKSEPDKYKGLDQEIQSANTQFLEGQVTQQQMIVEHQDEELELVSGSIGVLKNMSQRIGNELDEQAVMLDDFSHELDTAQSRMDNVLKKLAKVSHMTSDRRQWCAIIVLLALLLVVLILFFTL, encoded by the exons ATGTCTATGGAGGATCCGTTTTTCGTCGTGAAGGG ggaagTGCAGAAAGCAGTGAACACTGCCCAGGGCTTATTTCAGAGGTGGACTGACCTTCTCCAGGACCCCTCCATTGCTACCCGAGAAGAGTTGGACTGGACTACAAATGAACTGCGCAATAACCTGAGGAGCGTTGAATGGGATCTCGAAGATCTTGATGAGACCATTA GTATTGTAGAAGCTAATCCCCGCAAGTTCAGTCTGGATCCTGCAGAGATGAGGCAGAGAAAAgcttttatcagtgaaacgcgtcAGTGTGTTAAG GAAATGAAGGATCAGATGACCAATCCGTCTGTTCAGGCCTTCGCAGAAAAAAAGAACCGGCAG GCGCTCCTAGGAGAAGGGACAAAACAAGGCTGGAAGTCTGAACCGGACAAATACAAAGGTTTGGACCAGGAGATCCAGTCCGCCAACACTCAGTTTCTTGAAGGACAAGTGACGCAGCAACAG ATGATCGTGGAACATCAAGATGAAGAATTAGAGTTGGTGTCTGGCAGCATTGGTGTGCTGAAGAACATGTCACAACGCATTGGCAACGAGCTGGACGAGCAAGCAGT GATGCTGGATGACTTCTCACATGAATTAGACACGGCGCAGTCTCGCATGGATAACGTTCTGAAGAAGCTGGCAAAGGTGTCTCACATGACCAGCG